The following are encoded in a window of Platichthys flesus chromosome 11, fPlaFle2.1, whole genome shotgun sequence genomic DNA:
- the smg5 gene encoding nonsense-mediated mRNA decay factor SMG5 has translation MSGPGQDSEPEAKVLLIKRLYRAVVESVHKLDVIIGSKASYREVFKPENISLRNKLRELCVKLMFLHPVDYGRKAEELLWRKVYYEVIQVIKTNKKHIHSRSALECAYRTHLIAGVGFYQHLLLYIQSHYQLELQECIDWTHVTDPLIGRKKPVSATPKEMEWAQMACHRCLVYLGDLARYQNELAGVEAEQLAERFYHQALSVMPHVGMPFNQLGTLAGSKFYNVEATYYYLRCIQSESPFEGAYGNLKRLFDKAAKMYHQVKKQEMKKLSPSRQRSKDIKRLLVSFMYLQSLLQPKNSLMETELTSLCQSVLEDFNLVLFYLPPQPQGGTRHSLSEEEEEQQHADSSCPVLPDTLVFKMVVTCLMVVHSLKRGGSKQYSASIAFTLALFSHLVNHVNIRLQAELEEAESQVHPLQTDATDEPDKDLAAPPTEHSEEKPLQNGSLEQEDDEEEEAAKDADGCERVGAKKESSMEEQRKSEEDKQRQKKKYARLSRLRRRRVARKDARGEDESDLSEGFESEDEEEDEEEKGGGADSTGGTVTGTALNSSTVSKEVKKAPQVEEGSWGSGSEEEEEGGTAFDVETDSDMNSQESRSDLEDIEDTESADNLEAQAQEHQEEEEDQEQPKEGGDRDADTPPTTNGPLIPSDSSISSNLQAMSSQLFQSKRCFRLAPTFSNMLLRPQASSSSGNPTPTDASAPPSQETPPPPPPAGESPCDMNPGTANGTNEHDLDSDSEDSQHSAPSVHSEKTLLEKLEILTNQGLIQVVKVFIDWLRTNTDIILMCAQSSQSLWNRLSVLLNLLPDGSKMLEAELGLNAEVTQLLSECEQPGLVQSLLLPEDLALRHLPALSVAHRRLDFTHRNPSLSPLQECVVRVCCIRSFGHFLTNLQGNVLHFNPEAGIFTSISQSEQDNLVQQAKAQFRMAEEEARRNRLMRDMAQLRLQLEVSQLEGSLQQPKAQSSMSPYLVPDAAALCHHLNLIRQLAGSGCFIIIIPRTVIDGLDRLKKEIPGARDGIRFLESEFRKGNRYIRCQKESGRSFERDKLKRQDMEAWHLYKMVDSCRQLTVSQNNGDEDTAGMVTILTGQQVEELCSQSAAMKAAVQAASSAGMELKNIVEFYRQWKEIG, from the exons ATGAGCGGACCGGGACAGGACAGCGAGCCAGAGGCGAAGGTCCTTCTCATCAAGCGGCTTTACAG GGCTGTGGTGGAGTCCGTGCACAAACTGGATGTGATCATCGGCAGTAAAGCGTCCTACAGAGAGGTCTTCAAGCCGGAGAACATCAGCCTTCGCAACAA GCTGAGGGAGCTTTGTGTAAAACTGATGTTTCTCCACCCCGTCGACTACGGCCGTAAggctgaggagctgctgtggaGGAAGGTCTACTACGAGGTCATCCAGGTCATCAAGACCAACAAGAAG CACATCCATAGTCGCAGTGCTTTGGAGTGTGCGTACCGTACGCACTTGATCGCCGGCGTGGGTTTCTACCAACACCTGCTGCTCTACATCCAGTCCCACTAccagctggagctgcaggagtgCATCGACTGGACCCACGTCACAGATCCACTCATCG GTCGAAAGAAGCCGGTTTCAGCCACCCCCAAGGAGATGGAATGGGCACAGATGGCCTGTCATCGCTGTCTGGTCTACCTCGGAGATTTAG CCCGTTACCAGAATGAACTTGCCGGAGTGGAGGCTGAGCAGCTGGCAGAGAGGTTTTACCATCAGGCCCTGTCTGTCATGCCACATGTGG GAATGCCTTTTAATCAACTGGGAACACTGGCAGGGAGCAAGTTCTACAACGTTGAAGCGACCTACTACTACCTACGCTG CATCCAATCAGAATCCCCCTTCGAGGGCGCCTATGGCAACCTGAAGCGCCTGTTTGACAAAGCTGCCAAGATGTACCATCAAGtgaagaagcaggaaatgaAGAAGCTGTCTCCATCTCGGCAAAG ATCTAAAGACATTAAGCGTCTCCTGGTGAGCTTCATGTATCTGCAGAGCCTCCTGCAGCCCAAGAACAG TCTGATGGAGACGGAGCTGACGTCGCTCTGCCAGTCGGTGCTGGAGGACTTCAACCTGGTGCTGTTCTACCTGCCGCCTCAACCACAGGGTGGCACCCGCCACTCCCtcagcgaggaagaggaggagcagcagcacgcCGACAGCTCCTGCCCCGTGCTGCCTGACACTCTCGTCTTCAAGATGGTGGTCACTTGTCTGATGGTGGTGCACAGCCTGAAGAGGGGAG GATCGAAGCAGTACAGTGCATCCATAGCTTTTACCCTGGCCCTGTTTTCCCACCTGGTGAACCACGTGAACATCCGGCTGCAGGCGGAGCTGGAGGAAGCGGAGAGCCAGGTGCATCCTCTTCAAACTGACGCCACAG ATGAACCGGACAAAGATTTGGCAGCCCCACCGACAGAGCACTCTGAGGAGAAGCCTCTGCAGAATGGTTCTCTGGAgcaagaagatgatgaagaggaggaggcggcgaaAGATGCAGATGGCTGTGAAAGGGTCGGTGCCAAAAAGGAAAGCAGCATGGAGGAACAGCGCAAGTcagaggaggacaaacagaggcagaagaagaagtaCGCTCGTCTGTCTCGACTCCGCCGACGCCGCGTTGCCCGCAAGGACGCTCGAGGAGAGGACGAGAGCGACCTGAGCGAAGGCTTtgagagtgaggatgaagaagaagatgaagaagagaagggtGGCGGTGCTGATTCAACAGGTGGCACCGTGACAGGAACCGCCCTCAATTCTTCCACTGTCAGTAAGGAGGTTAAGAAAGCCCCCCAGGTTGAGGAGGGGAGCTGGGGCAGCggctcggaggaggaggaggaaggaggaacgGCGTTTGATGTAGAGACGGACTCGGACATGAACAGCCAGGAGTCTCGATCTGATTTGGAAGACATTGAGGACACAGAGAGCGCAGACAACTTGGAGGCTCAGGCCCAGGAgcaccaggaggaagaggaagaccaaGAGCAACCCAAGGAAGGAGGCGACAGGGACGCTGATACTCCTCCCACCACCAACGGGCCCCTCATTCCCAGTGACTCCAGCATTAGCAGTAACCTCCAGGCCATGTCCTCGCAGCTATTCCAGTCCAAGCGCTGCTTCCGTCTGGCACCGACCTTCAGCAACATGTTGTTGAGACCTCAAGCTTCATCTTCCTCGGGTAATCCCACCCCCACTGACGCTTCTGCTCCCCCCTCCCAAGagactcctccacctcctcctcctgctggagAATCCCCCTGTGACATGAACCCTGGTACTGCCAATGGAACCAATGAACATG ACCTGGACTCTGATTCTGAAGATAGCCAGCACAGCGCTCCTTCGGTGCATAGCGAGAAGACCCTCTTGGAGAAGCTGGAGATCTTGACCAATCAGGGGTTGATCCAAGTGGTGAAAGTGTTCATTGACTGGCTGAGGACCAACACTGATATTATCCTCATGTGTGCACAG agtTCTCAGAGTCTGTGGAACCGACTGTCGGTGCTGCTCAACCTGCTTCCAGATGGCAGCAAGATGCTCGAGGCTG AGCTTGGTCTGAATGCAGAGGTGACACAGCTGTTAAGTGAGTGTGAGCAGCCCGGGCTGGTCCAGAGTCTGCTGCTGCCCGAGGACTTGGCTCTGCGACACCTGCCTGCGCTCAGCGTCGCTCACCGTCGCCTCGACTTTACTCACCGCAACCCGTCCCTCAGCCCCCTGCAGGAG tgtgTCGTGCGAGTGTGTTGCATTCGTAGCTTCGGCCACTTCCTGACAAATCTCCAGGGCAACGTGCTGCACTTCAACCCGGAGGCGGGGATCTTCACCAGCATCAGCCAGTCCGAGCAGGACAATCTGGTGCAGCAGGCAAAGGCCCAGTTCCGAATG GCCGAGGAGGAGGCTCGTCGAAATCGATTAATGAGGGACATGGCTCAGCTTCGACTACAG TTGGAGGTGTCGCAGCTAGAGGGCAGCCTCCAGCAGCCCAAGGCCCAGTCGTCCATGTCTCCTTACCTGGTGCCAGACGCAGCTGCTCTCTGCCACCACCTGAACCTCATCCGACAGCTGGCCGGCAGCGGCTGCTTCATTATCATCATCCCGCGGACAG TAATTGACGGACTCGACCGACTGAAGAAGGAGATTCCCGGTGCGAGGGATGGGATCCGCTTCCTGGAGTCTGAATTCCGCAAAGGCAACAG gTACATACGTTGCCAGAAGGAGTCGGGTCGAAGTTTTGAAAGAGACAAACTGAAACGGCAGGACATGGAAGCCTG GCATCTGTACAAGATGGTGGACAGCTGTCGTCAGTTAACAGTCTCCCAGAACAACGGAGATGAAGACACAGCCGGCATGGTGACCATTCTCACCGGCCAGCAGGTGGAAGAGCTTTGCAGCCAGTCAGCCGCCATGAAG GCGGCGGTGCAGGCGGCGAGCTCGGCGGGCATGGAGCTGAAGAACATCGTGGAGTTCTACCGGCAGTGGAAGGAGATCggctga